A stretch of the Synechocystis sp. PCC 7338 genome encodes the following:
- the rplR gene encoding 50S ribosomal protein L18, with the protein MKSTRKSATQRRHHRLRRHLSGTSERPRLAVFRSNDHIYAQVIDDVAQHTLAAASTLDPDLKKSLSSSATQDASAEVGKLVAQRAIAKGINQVVFDRGGKLYHGRVKALAEAAREAGLDF; encoded by the coding sequence ATGAAAAGTACTCGTAAATCTGCCACCCAACGTCGTCACCATCGTCTGCGTCGCCATCTATCTGGTACCAGCGAGCGGCCCCGTTTGGCGGTTTTTCGGTCCAATGACCACATCTACGCCCAGGTGATCGATGACGTGGCCCAACACACCCTTGCGGCGGCCTCCACCCTCGACCCCGATTTGAAAAAGTCCCTCAGTTCCAGCGCCACCCAGGATGCTTCCGCAGAGGTGGGCAAATTGGTAGCCCAACGGGCGATCGCCAAAGGCATTAACCAAGTAGTTTTTGACCGGGGTGGTAAGTTGTATCACGGACGGGTAAAAGCTCTGGCGGAGGCGGCCAGGGAAGCCGGTCTCGATTTCTAA
- the rplV gene encoding 50S ribosomal protein L22, whose protein sequence is MTKLDTTAEVKAIARYVRMSPLKVRRVLDQIRGRSYREALIILEFMPYKACEPVLKVLRSAVANAEHNEGLEPADLVVSQAFADGGPSLRRFRPRAQGRAYQIRKPTCHITVAVAPALADN, encoded by the coding sequence ATGACAAAACTTGATACGACGGCCGAGGTCAAGGCGATCGCCCGTTACGTGCGGATGTCTCCTCTAAAAGTGCGCCGGGTGCTGGATCAAATCCGGGGGCGCTCTTATCGAGAAGCTCTGATAATTCTGGAATTTATGCCCTATAAAGCCTGCGAACCAGTGCTCAAAGTACTGCGTTCCGCCGTGGCCAACGCTGAGCATAACGAAGGTTTGGAACCTGCAGATCTAGTTGTTAGCCAGGCCTTCGCCGACGGTGGCCCCAGTTTGCGACGTTTTCGTCCCCGAGCCCAGGGCCGTGCCTACCAAATTCGCAAGCCTACTTGCCACATTACCGTTGCCGTTGCCCCGGCCTTGGCAGATAACTAA
- a CDS encoding 50S ribosomal protein L23 produces the protein MSKVIDQRRLADLIIKPIVTEKATLQLEDNKYVFDVRPEATKPEIKAAIELLFDVKVTGVNTARMPRKQKRVGRFMGFKAQVKRAVVTLKEGDSIQLFPDV, from the coding sequence GTGAGTAAGGTAATTGACCAGCGTCGTTTGGCGGACTTGATTATTAAGCCGATTGTGACGGAAAAGGCCACCCTACAACTCGAAGACAATAAATATGTCTTTGACGTGCGCCCCGAAGCCACCAAGCCGGAAATTAAGGCGGCGATCGAGCTACTTTTTGACGTCAAAGTAACTGGCGTTAATACGGCGCGTATGCCCCGCAAACAAAAACGGGTGGGTCGTTTCATGGGTTTTAAAGCCCAAGTAAAACGGGCCGTTGTCACCCTCAAAGAAGGCGATAGCATCCAATTGTTCCCCGACGTGTAA
- the rplX gene encoding 50S ribosomal protein L24: MTKTKQAPHRVKMHVKKGDTIQVISGKDKGKVGEVLQTIPSQSQVVVKGVNIRTKHVKPRQEGESGQISSYEAPIHSSKVMLYSTKEKIASRICYTVTDDGRKVRMLKKTGEIID, from the coding sequence ATGACTAAAACCAAACAAGCTCCCCACCGGGTGAAGATGCACGTCAAAAAAGGCGACACCATCCAAGTAATTTCTGGCAAGGATAAGGGCAAAGTGGGGGAAGTCCTGCAAACCATTCCGAGCCAAAGTCAAGTGGTGGTCAAAGGGGTTAATATCCGCACCAAGCACGTCAAGCCCCGCCAGGAAGGGGAATCGGGGCAAATCAGTAGCTATGAAGCTCCCATCCATAGCTCTAAGGTGATGCTCTATTCCACGAAGGAAAAAATTGCCAGCCGCATTTGCTACACCGTCACTGACGATGGTCGTAAGGTGCGCATGCTGAAAAAGACGGGAGAAATCATCGACTAA
- the rplF gene encoding 50S ribosomal protein L6 → MSRIGKRPIPIPAKVSVDIQGTHLSVKGPRGSLERHLPEKVIVALEGETITVTRQDESRTARERHGLVRTLVANMVDGVAQGFERRLEIQGVGYRAQAQGNKLTLNVGYSKPVEMTMPEGIEVKVENNTQVIVSGIDKELLGNTAAKIRAVRPPEPYKGKGIRYQGEYVRRKAGKTGKK, encoded by the coding sequence ATGTCCCGTATCGGAAAACGCCCCATTCCCATCCCAGCGAAGGTCAGCGTAGATATTCAAGGCACCCATCTGAGTGTGAAAGGTCCCAGGGGTTCCCTGGAAAGACATTTGCCGGAAAAGGTAATTGTGGCCCTGGAGGGGGAAACCATCACCGTCACTCGTCAGGATGAGTCCCGCACTGCCCGGGAACGTCATGGCTTGGTACGTACCCTCGTTGCCAATATGGTGGATGGGGTAGCCCAAGGCTTTGAGCGTCGCCTGGAGATCCAAGGGGTGGGCTATCGAGCCCAGGCCCAGGGCAATAAGTTGACTCTGAATGTCGGCTATAGCAAGCCCGTGGAAATGACCATGCCCGAAGGCATTGAGGTCAAAGTTGAAAATAACACCCAGGTAATTGTCTCCGGTATTGACAAGGAACTCTTGGGTAATACAGCGGCCAAAATCCGGGCTGTGCGGCCACCGGAACCCTACAAGGGTAAAGGTATCCGCTACCAAGGTGAATATGTCCGTCGTAAAGCTGGTAAGACAGGGAAAAAATAA
- the rpsS gene encoding 30S ribosomal protein S19 translates to MGRSLKKGPFVAASLLRKIDKLNDKGDKQVVKTWSRASTILPQMVGHTIAVHNGRQHVPVFVSEQMVGHKLGEFAPTRTFRSHSKSDKKARK, encoded by the coding sequence ATGGGTCGTTCACTGAAAAAAGGTCCTTTTGTGGCTGCTTCCCTGCTCCGCAAAATTGACAAGCTCAATGACAAGGGGGATAAGCAGGTGGTTAAAACCTGGTCCCGGGCTTCGACAATTCTTCCCCAGATGGTGGGCCATACCATCGCCGTTCACAACGGTCGCCAGCATGTGCCAGTGTTTGTTTCCGAGCAAATGGTGGGCCATAAGTTGGGGGAATTTGCGCCGACTCGCACCTTCCGCAGTCATTCTAAAAGCGATAAAAAAGCGCGTAAGTAA
- the rplB gene encoding 50S ribosomal protein L2 has translation MGIRNYRPMTPGTRQASVSDFTEITKSTPEKSLTTNRHDHKGRNNRGVITSRHRGGGHKRLYRIIDFKRNKQNIPARVAAIEYDPNRNARIALLFYTDGEKRYILAPAGLQVGMTVIAGEEAPFEVGNTLPLSRIPLGSEVHNVELVAGRGGQMVRSAGAFAQVVAKEGDYVTIKLPSKEVRMVRKECVATLGRVSNAEFRNLKLGKAGRKRHLGRRPHVRGSVMNPCDHPHGGGEGRAPIGRSGPVSPWGKPALGAKTRNKKKRSSALIVRRRTK, from the coding sequence ATGGGTATTCGCAATTATCGGCCAATGACACCAGGAACTCGGCAGGCAAGTGTCTCCGATTTCACTGAAATTACTAAAAGTACGCCGGAAAAGTCATTAACTACCAACCGCCACGACCATAAAGGTCGCAATAACCGCGGGGTGATCACCAGTCGTCACCGGGGGGGAGGGCACAAGCGTCTTTACCGGATTATCGACTTCAAACGCAATAAACAAAACATTCCGGCCCGGGTGGCGGCGATTGAATACGATCCCAACCGAAACGCCCGCATCGCCCTCTTGTTCTACACCGATGGGGAAAAGCGTTATATTCTTGCCCCCGCTGGACTACAGGTCGGCATGACTGTCATCGCGGGGGAAGAAGCCCCCTTTGAAGTGGGCAATACCTTACCCCTGAGTCGCATTCCCCTGGGTAGTGAAGTCCACAATGTGGAATTGGTAGCCGGTCGGGGTGGCCAAATGGTGCGCTCCGCTGGGGCTTTTGCCCAGGTGGTGGCTAAGGAAGGAGACTATGTGACCATTAAACTGCCTTCTAAGGAAGTGCGCATGGTTCGGAAGGAATGTGTGGCGACCCTTGGTAGGGTGAGCAATGCCGAATTCCGTAACCTCAAACTTGGTAAAGCCGGTCGTAAACGTCACCTTGGTCGTCGTCCCCATGTCCGGGGGAGTGTGATGAACCCCTGTGACCACCCCCATGGTGGTGGGGAAGGCCGGGCGCCCATCGGTCGTTCCGGTCCTGTATCCCCCTGGGGTAAACCGGCTCTGGGGGCTAAAACCCGCAACAAGAAGAAGCGCAGCAGTGCTCTGATTGTCCGTCGCCGCACCAAATAA
- the rpsE gene encoding 30S ribosomal protein S5, producing MAKRRKTSREKKEDTNWQERVIQIRRVSKVVKGGKKLSFRAIVVVGNETGQVGVGVGKAGDVIGAVRKGVADGKKQLIEVPLTKSNSITHITNGVSGGAKVVVRPAAPGTGVIAGGAVRTVLELAGVKNILAKQLGSNNPLNNARAAINALETLRTFSEVAEERGVAVEHLYT from the coding sequence ATGGCAAAGCGTCGTAAAACCAGCCGAGAAAAAAAAGAAGACACCAACTGGCAGGAACGGGTTATCCAAATCCGTCGGGTCAGTAAGGTGGTCAAAGGCGGTAAAAAACTCAGCTTCCGGGCGATCGTGGTAGTCGGTAACGAAACTGGCCAGGTCGGCGTGGGAGTGGGTAAAGCTGGGGACGTAATCGGAGCCGTCCGTAAGGGGGTGGCCGATGGCAAAAAACAACTGATTGAAGTGCCCCTGACCAAGTCCAATTCCATTACCCATATCACCAATGGGGTTTCCGGGGGAGCCAAAGTAGTGGTTCGTCCTGCCGCCCCTGGTACCGGGGTAATTGCCGGTGGTGCTGTTCGTACTGTGCTAGAACTAGCCGGAGTTAAGAATATCCTGGCTAAACAACTAGGCTCCAATAATCCTCTCAACAATGCTCGGGCTGCCATCAACGCCCTGGAAACCCTGCGCACTTTCTCGGAAGTGGCGGAAGAGCGGGGAGTTGCCGTGGAGCATCTCTACACGTAA
- the rpsH gene encoding 30S ribosomal protein S8 produces the protein MASTDTISDMLTRIRNACAVRHSTTQVPTTKMTLSIAKVLKSEGFIEDYAETGEGINRTLVLTLKYKGKTRQPLINTLQRVSKPGLRVYAPSKKIPRVLGGIGIAIVSTSHGIMTDREARRQGIGGEILCYIW, from the coding sequence ATGGCTTCAACAGACACAATTTCCGATATGCTCACCCGCATCCGCAATGCCTGTGCGGTGAGACATAGCACTACCCAGGTGCCCACCACTAAAATGACCTTGAGCATTGCCAAGGTGCTCAAAAGCGAAGGATTCATCGAAGACTATGCTGAAACCGGCGAAGGCATTAACCGGACTTTAGTACTCACTCTGAAGTATAAAGGTAAGACCCGTCAGCCCCTAATCAATACCCTCCAGCGGGTCAGTAAGCCTGGTTTAAGGGTCTATGCCCCTTCTAAAAAAATTCCTCGGGTGTTGGGCGGCATTGGCATCGCCATTGTTTCCACCTCCCACGGCATTATGACCGACAGGGAAGCCCGTCGCCAGGGCATTGGGGGCGAAATCCTTTGTTACATTTGGTAG
- the rpsQ gene encoding 30S ribosomal protein S17 — MAIKERVGIVVSNKMDKTVVVAVESRSPHPKYGKIVVKTKKFKAHDEENQCQEGDKVRIQETRPLSKTKRWQVINIMSHSS, encoded by the coding sequence ATGGCGATTAAAGAACGTGTGGGTATTGTGGTCAGTAACAAAATGGATAAAACCGTGGTTGTTGCTGTGGAAAGCCGTTCTCCCCACCCCAAGTACGGCAAGATTGTCGTCAAAACCAAGAAATTTAAGGCTCACGACGAAGAAAACCAGTGCCAAGAAGGGGACAAGGTTCGCATCCAAGAAACCCGCCCCCTGAGCAAAACCAAGCGCTGGCAAGTAATCAACATTATGAGCCATTCATCCTAG
- the rplP gene encoding 50S ribosomal protein L16, with translation MLSPRRTKFRKQQRGRMRGLAERGSTLNFGEFALQATEPCWITSRQIEAARRAMTRYIRRGGKIWIRIFPDKPVTMRPAETRMGSGKGSPEYWVAVVKPGRVMFELAGVSEEVAREAMRLAAQKLPIKTKFITRQEDYI, from the coding sequence ATGTTAAGTCCTAGAAGAACAAAATTCCGTAAACAGCAACGGGGCAGGATGCGGGGTCTAGCGGAGCGGGGCAGTACCCTCAACTTCGGTGAGTTCGCCCTCCAGGCCACCGAACCCTGTTGGATCACCTCCCGGCAAATCGAAGCCGCCCGTCGAGCCATGACCCGTTACATCCGTCGGGGTGGGAAGATTTGGATCCGTATTTTTCCCGACAAACCCGTCACCATGCGTCCCGCTGAAACTCGGATGGGTTCCGGTAAAGGTTCCCCAGAATATTGGGTAGCGGTGGTTAAGCCCGGCCGCGTCATGTTTGAATTGGCTGGAGTATCAGAGGAAGTGGCTCGGGAAGCCATGCGCCTCGCCGCCCAGAAGTTGCCCATTAAGACTAAATTTATTACCCGTCAGGAGGATTACATTTAA
- the rpsC gene encoding 30S ribosomal protein S3: protein MGQKIHPVGFRLGITKDHKSCWYADPKRYPELLQEDHKIRQYIEKTLNNAGISDIRIERKAEQIELGIHTARPGVVVGRGGSGIEQLREGLQKLLGSARQIRVNVIEVPNADADAALMAEYIGQQLERRVSFRRVVRQALQRAERAEVKGIKIQVSGRLNGAEIARTEWVREGRVPLHTLRADIDYAYRTALTTYGILGIKVWIFKGEVIPGQEATIVAPPSQPRRKSRRQQFDDRSQDG from the coding sequence ATGGGACAAAAAATACATCCAGTTGGCTTCCGCCTCGGTATTACCAAAGACCACAAATCCTGTTGGTATGCCGATCCCAAGCGCTACCCGGAGCTTTTACAGGAAGACCATAAAATTCGCCAATATATTGAGAAGACCCTCAACAATGCCGGTATTTCCGATATCCGCATTGAGCGTAAAGCTGAACAGATTGAGTTGGGCATCCACACCGCTCGCCCTGGGGTTGTGGTGGGTCGGGGAGGCTCTGGTATCGAACAACTACGGGAAGGTTTACAAAAACTGCTGGGTTCAGCCCGCCAGATTCGAGTCAATGTTATCGAAGTACCCAATGCCGATGCTGATGCTGCTCTAATGGCTGAGTACATCGGTCAACAGTTAGAACGTCGGGTTTCCTTCCGGCGCGTCGTGCGCCAAGCCCTACAACGGGCGGAACGGGCCGAAGTTAAAGGCATCAAAATTCAGGTTAGCGGTCGTCTCAACGGGGCAGAAATTGCCCGGACGGAATGGGTGCGGGAAGGCCGGGTGCCTCTCCATACTCTGCGGGCGGATATTGATTACGCCTACCGCACTGCCCTGACCACCTACGGCATTTTAGGTATTAAAGTCTGGATTTTTAAAGGGGAAGTTATTCCTGGACAGGAAGCTACCATCGTTGCTCCCCCCAGCCAACCCCGTCGTAAATCCCGTCGGCAACAGTTCGATGACCGTTCCCAGGACGGTTAA
- the rplN gene encoding 50S ribosomal protein L14 — translation MIQQQTYLNVADNSGARKLMCLRVLGTGNCTYGGIGDQIIAVVKDALPNMPIKKSDVVRAVIVRTKQPLRRASGMSIRFDDNAAVIINAEGNPRGTRVFGPVARELRDKNFTKIVSLAPEVL, via the coding sequence GTGATTCAACAACAAACCTATCTCAATGTCGCGGACAACAGTGGGGCTCGTAAGCTCATGTGTCTGCGGGTTCTGGGCACGGGGAACTGCACCTATGGTGGTATTGGCGACCAAATTATTGCCGTGGTGAAGGATGCCCTACCCAACATGCCGATCAAAAAGTCCGATGTGGTACGGGCGGTGATTGTCCGAACCAAGCAGCCCCTGCGCCGAGCCAGTGGCATGAGTATCCGCTTTGACGACAATGCCGCTGTGATTATCAATGCCGAAGGTAATCCCCGGGGTACCAGGGTATTTGGCCCCGTGGCCCGGGAACTGCGGGACAAAAACTTTACCAAGATTGTTTCTTTGGCTCCGGAGGTGCTCTAA
- the rplE gene encoding 50S ribosomal protein L5 has product MTQRLKTLYQETVLPKLQEEFGYKNIHQVPKLIKVTVNRGLGEASQNAKALESSLAELATITGQKPVVTRARKAIAGFKIREGMPVGVMVTLRSERMYAFLDRLINLALPRIRDFRGISPNSFDGRGNYSLGIREQLIFPEIDYDTIDQIRGMDVSIITSAQTDEEGRALLKALGMPFRS; this is encoded by the coding sequence ATGACTCAACGACTTAAAACCCTTTACCAAGAGACCGTTCTTCCTAAGTTACAGGAGGAGTTTGGCTATAAAAATATCCACCAAGTTCCCAAATTGATCAAGGTTACTGTCAACCGGGGATTAGGGGAAGCTTCCCAAAATGCCAAAGCTTTGGAGTCTTCCCTGGCGGAGTTGGCCACCATTACAGGGCAAAAGCCGGTAGTGACCAGGGCCCGCAAGGCGATCGCCGGTTTTAAAATCCGGGAAGGTATGCCGGTGGGGGTGATGGTTACCCTCCGTTCCGAGCGGATGTATGCCTTTTTGGATCGCTTAATTAACTTAGCTTTGCCCCGTATTCGGGACTTCCGTGGCATCAGCCCCAACAGCTTTGATGGCCGGGGTAACTACAGCTTAGGCATTCGCGAACAACTGATTTTTCCCGAAATTGATTACGACACTATCGATCAAATTCGGGGCATGGACGTTTCCATCATTACCAGCGCCCAAACCGACGAAGAAGGCCGTGCATTGCTCAAAGCTCTGGGCATGCCCTTTAGAAGTTAA
- the rplO gene encoding 50S ribosomal protein L15, which produces MNLSELSPKDGAKKRRRRVGRGIAAGQGASCGFGMRGQKSRSGTGTKAGFEGGQMPLYRRLPKLKHFPLYNPKHFTVVNVGKLAGLAPNTVVTLESLMEAGIVTSNDGPLKILGNGELAVALTVHAPCSKAAQAKIEAAGGSVVAQG; this is translated from the coding sequence ATGAATTTGAGCGAACTCTCTCCCAAGGACGGTGCCAAAAAACGCCGTCGCCGTGTTGGCCGGGGTATTGCGGCAGGGCAAGGCGCTAGCTGTGGTTTTGGTATGCGGGGTCAAAAATCCCGTTCCGGTACCGGTACCAAAGCTGGTTTTGAAGGGGGACAAATGCCCCTCTACCGTCGTCTGCCTAAATTAAAACACTTTCCCCTCTACAACCCTAAGCATTTTACGGTGGTTAACGTCGGTAAATTGGCCGGCCTAGCCCCCAACACCGTGGTCACCCTAGAAAGCTTAATGGAAGCGGGTATTGTCACTAGTAACGACGGCCCTTTAAAAATCCTGGGTAACGGAGAATTAGCCGTGGCTCTCACCGTCCATGCTCCCTGTAGCAAAGCGGCCCAAGCCAAAATTGAAGCGGCCGGTGGCAGTGTGGTGGCGCAGGGCTAA
- the rpmC gene encoding 50S ribosomal protein L29, with the protein MALPNIADARKLGDEELATEILATKQRLFQLRFQQATRRPENPHEFKHARHRLAQLLTVERERQLENSPSEEE; encoded by the coding sequence ATGGCTCTTCCCAACATTGCGGACGCAAGGAAACTCGGCGACGAAGAACTGGCTACGGAAATCCTCGCTACCAAGCAAAGATTATTCCAACTCCGGTTTCAACAGGCTACCCGTCGTCCCGAAAATCCCCATGAATTTAAACATGCCCGCCATCGCTTAGCCCAACTATTAACGGTGGAAAGGGAACGACAACTTGAGAACAGTCCTTCCGAGGAGGAATAG